A portion of the Nitratidesulfovibrio termitidis HI1 genome contains these proteins:
- a CDS encoding SEL1-like repeat protein, with protein sequence MNTARRIAARFLTSPVSRASTQHRAPRPAARMALVALLAAGLLLGGCKPPKKGTAALPERPTYIREATDPDTAAADASTSDTAPTGTNPTDTSANATKPAVPDLVVAPDSMADNRQPEPEPQQQDRAAAPVGELVELSDGTSIEAPTRPQDQFAFAMALLQGADGQPDPARAAPWLEKAAAQDFGPAQDVLARLYLDGAGVRKDEAKAFSLAMSAAGQDIINAQALVGVLYTYGRGTRRDFMQGEKWLSLAAERDHPQACDLLAEYYRKGLAGPENQKEAFRWTERAADLGVVRARFWLGVHYRYGMGTPRDDAKALQLLREAADAGNPDAMGLVGEMLYRGQGSEPDMAGSVHYFQMGAKVGDLHSLLNLGILHHEGNGVPKDYPRSLQLFGQCAEGGHPRCMTLLGSMLSEGEGTETDMVTAHSWLTRAVLFGDGDAAPVAAEIQQRMTPDQLVHSKNMAAQWMQAHPQFQPGVPTQLEPEASPAVPQVSSNATAPAPQTGKTGEAGATTQAPAKKKSSKAAKATRTTN encoded by the coding sequence CATTGCCGCGCGATTCCTTACGTCCCCTGTTTCGCGAGCCTCCACCCAGCACCGCGCCCCGCGCCCTGCAGCCCGCATGGCCCTTGTGGCCCTGCTGGCGGCGGGCCTGCTGCTGGGCGGTTGCAAGCCCCCCAAAAAAGGCACGGCAGCCCTGCCGGAACGCCCCACCTACATCCGCGAAGCCACGGACCCGGATACCGCCGCTGCCGACGCCTCCACGTCCGATACCGCCCCCACCGGTACGAACCCGACGGACACCAGCGCCAACGCCACGAAGCCCGCCGTTCCCGATCTTGTGGTCGCGCCGGACAGCATGGCCGACAACCGCCAGCCCGAACCCGAGCCGCAGCAGCAAGATCGCGCCGCCGCCCCCGTGGGCGAACTGGTCGAGCTTTCCGACGGCACCAGCATAGAGGCCCCCACCCGCCCGCAGGACCAGTTTGCCTTTGCCATGGCCCTGCTGCAGGGGGCAGACGGCCAGCCCGACCCGGCCCGGGCCGCACCATGGCTGGAAAAGGCCGCCGCGCAGGACTTCGGCCCCGCGCAGGACGTGCTGGCGCGCCTGTATCTGGACGGCGCCGGCGTGCGCAAGGACGAGGCCAAGGCCTTTTCGCTGGCCATGTCCGCCGCCGGGCAGGACATCATCAACGCGCAGGCCCTGGTGGGCGTGCTGTACACCTACGGACGCGGCACCCGGCGCGACTTCATGCAGGGCGAGAAATGGCTCTCGCTGGCGGCGGAACGGGACCACCCGCAAGCGTGCGACCTGCTGGCCGAATATTACCGCAAGGGGCTGGCCGGACCGGAAAACCAGAAAGAGGCCTTCCGCTGGACGGAACGCGCCGCCGACCTGGGCGTGGTGCGTGCGCGCTTCTGGCTGGGCGTGCACTACCGCTACGGCATGGGCACCCCGCGCGACGACGCCAAGGCCTTGCAACTGCTGCGCGAAGCCGCCGACGCAGGCAACCCCGACGCCATGGGGCTGGTGGGCGAAATGCTGTACCGGGGCCAGGGCAGCGAGCCGGACATGGCGGGCTCCGTGCACTATTTCCAGATGGGGGCCAAGGTGGGCGACCTGCATTCGCTGCTCAACCTGGGCATTCTGCACCACGAAGGAAACGGCGTGCCCAAGGACTACCCGCGCAGCCTGCAACTGTTCGGGCAATGCGCCGAGGGCGGCCACCCGCGCTGCATGACCCTGCTGGGCAGCATGCTGTCCGAAGGCGAGGGAACCGAGACCGACATGGTCACCGCCCATTCCTGGCTGACCCGCGCGGTGCTGTTCGGCGACGGCGACGCAGCACCGGTGGCAGCCGAGATACAGCAACGCATGACACCCGACCAACTGGTGCATTCCAAGAACATGGCCGCGCAATGGATGCAGGCGCACCCGCAGTTCCAGCCCGGCGTGCCCACGCAACTGGAACCGGAAGCATCCCCGGCGGTTCCGCAGGTATCCTCCAACGCCACGGCCCCTGCCCCCCAGACTGGCAAGACAGGCGAGGCGGGCGCCACCACTCAGGCACCCGCAAAGAAGAAAAGCTCCAAGGCCGCCAAGGCCACCCGCACCACCAACTGA
- a CDS encoding MFS transporter — protein sequence MPPFPDHQSHRAPGPLRVFRHRNYRLFFGGQAISLPGTWMQSMAQSWLVYRLSESSFVLGALGFAAQLPLFVLSVFGGALADTRDRRAILVGTQVASMLLALTAATLTMTDVVQVWHVFVLATALGIVNAFDVPTRQSFIMDMVGRDDLPTAIGLNSSMFNAARVVGPTLAGLVVAATGEGWCFLLNGISFVPVIAGLLMMRLPAHVPPPPGPSTLQRIREGLGFAVHHEGIRTTLLLVGATSLIGVNYSVLMPVVADKVLGGNAKTLGLLLGAAGAGALLGALCLALRRSSDGLSRWALYAAVGLGASLTAFALCRSVWAALLALVPVGMCMVVLMASANTLLQIMSPDAYRGRVMALYSMMFLGMGPFGSLLGGTVAHALGPSPTLLLSGIVCLGNALCFGVWLRRHGQSLDAMAREVN from the coding sequence ATGCCTCCCTTCCCCGATCATCAGTCCCATCGCGCCCCCGGCCCGTTGCGAGTGTTCCGCCACCGCAACTACCGGCTGTTCTTCGGCGGGCAGGCCATCTCGCTGCCCGGCACGTGGATGCAGTCCATGGCCCAGTCGTGGCTGGTATACCGGCTGAGCGAATCCAGCTTCGTGCTGGGGGCGCTGGGCTTTGCCGCGCAGTTGCCCCTGTTCGTGCTGTCGGTGTTCGGCGGCGCGCTGGCCGACACGCGCGACAGGCGCGCCATCCTGGTGGGTACGCAGGTGGCGTCCATGCTGCTGGCGCTGACTGCCGCCACACTGACCATGACCGATGTGGTGCAGGTATGGCACGTGTTCGTGCTGGCCACGGCGCTCGGCATCGTCAACGCCTTCGACGTGCCCACGCGGCAGTCCTTCATCATGGACATGGTGGGGCGGGACGACCTGCCCACGGCCATCGGCCTGAATTCATCCATGTTCAACGCCGCGCGGGTGGTCGGGCCTACCCTTGCGGGGCTGGTGGTGGCCGCAACGGGTGAAGGGTGGTGCTTTCTGCTCAACGGCATCAGCTTCGTGCCGGTCATCGCCGGGCTGCTGATGATGCGGCTGCCCGCGCACGTGCCCCCGCCGCCGGGCCCTTCAACGTTGCAACGCATCCGTGAGGGGCTGGGGTTTGCCGTGCACCACGAGGGCATTCGCACCACCCTGCTGCTGGTGGGGGCCACCAGCCTCATCGGGGTGAACTATTCGGTGCTGATGCCCGTGGTGGCCGACAAGGTGCTGGGCGGCAACGCCAAGACCCTGGGCCTGCTGCTGGGGGCTGCCGGGGCGGGAGCGCTGCTGGGCGCACTGTGTCTTGCCCTGCGGCGCAGCAGTGACGGGCTGTCTCGCTGGGCGCTGTATGCAGCCGTGGGGTTGGGGGCCAGCCTGACGGCCTTCGCGCTGTGCCGCTCGGTGTGGGCGGCGCTGCTGGCGCTGGTGCCCGTGGGCATGTGCATGGTGGTGCTGATGGCGTCGGCCAACACGCTGCTGCAAATCATGTCGCCCGACGCCTACCGGGGACGGGTCATGGCGTTGTACTCCATGATGTTTCTGGGCATGGGGCCCTTCGGCTCATTGCTGGGGGGCACGGTTGCCCATGCACTGGGGCCTTCGCCCACGCTGTTGTTGTCCGGCATCGTCTGCCTGGGCAACGCGCTGTGCTTCGGGGTGTGGCTGCGACGACACGGCCAGTCGCTGGATGCCATGGCGCGCGAGGTGAACTGA
- a CDS encoding inositol monophosphatase family protein yields MTNLTAALDLNAALAVALEATKAGCAVLARGRSRLARVHTTTKSPGDITTELDARSEAAIFRCIRQAYPDHARLGEESGDSAGDSGASPFRWIVDPLDGTVNYVRGIPYYAVSVALEMDGEAVLGVVADPSRREFFTAVRGQGAFCNGRPLHVARRARMDEAVIGTVVPPPKWPGMDGYLAQFCGVARSAAGMRRGGAAALDLAYVAAGRLDGFFVVSLKRWDLSAGALLVQEAGGAVADIDGHPDPLHANRLAAANAILLPALLERLQSR; encoded by the coding sequence TTGACGAACCTGACTGCAGCCCTTGACCTCAATGCCGCGCTGGCCGTGGCCCTTGAAGCAACCAAGGCGGGATGCGCCGTGCTGGCGCGGGGGCGTTCGCGCCTTGCCCGCGTGCACACCACAACCAAGAGCCCCGGTGACATCACCACCGAACTGGATGCCCGTTCCGAGGCGGCCATTTTCAGATGCATCCGACAGGCCTACCCGGACCATGCCCGACTGGGCGAGGAGTCGGGAGACAGCGCGGGTGATTCCGGCGCATCTCCGTTCCGCTGGATCGTCGATCCGCTGGACGGCACGGTGAACTACGTGCGCGGAATCCCGTACTATGCCGTGTCGGTGGCGCTGGAGATGGACGGAGAGGCCGTGCTGGGCGTGGTGGCGGATCCGAGTCGGCGCGAGTTCTTCACCGCCGTGCGCGGGCAGGGGGCGTTCTGCAATGGGCGTCCGCTGCATGTTGCGCGGCGTGCCCGCATGGACGAAGCAGTCATCGGTACCGTGGTGCCGCCGCCCAAATGGCCTGGCATGGATGGGTATCTGGCGCAGTTCTGCGGTGTGGCCCGTAGCGCGGCGGGCATGCGCCGGGGCGGAGCCGCTGCGCTGGACTTGGCGTATGTGGCCGCCGGGCGGCTGGACGGATTCTTTGTCGTCAGCCTGAAGCGCTGGGATTTGTCCGCAGGGGCGTTGCTGGTGCAAGAGGCGGGCGGCGCTGTGGCCGACATTGACGGTCATCCGGACCCTCTGCACGCCAACCGGCTGGCAGCGGCCAACGCCATATTGCTCCCCGCGCTTCTGGAACGGTTACAGTCACGCTGA
- a CDS encoding tetratricopeptide repeat protein gives MSQTHRAQGRQHQDGDYVRKSTMYMAVAVALIVGAFLGVQVASMYSPAPAQEKRAVSAPSQQAQGGAASQISPEIMGRILEMEQAVLKDPNDVAAWTKLGHLYFDTEQPKKAITAYEKSLALKPGDPDVLTDLGVMYREDHQHDRALATFEKAIAANPKHQIARFNKGIVLYFDLERKDDAMKAWRELLAINPDAKAPNGQPLKEMMQSLQQQNK, from the coding sequence ATGTCGCAGACACACCGAGCGCAGGGCCGCCAGCACCAGGACGGCGACTACGTCCGCAAGTCCACCATGTACATGGCCGTGGCCGTGGCGCTGATCGTCGGCGCGTTCCTTGGCGTACAGGTGGCGAGCATGTATTCGCCCGCGCCCGCGCAGGAAAAGCGCGCCGTGTCGGCCCCCAGCCAGCAGGCACAGGGCGGCGCGGCCAGCCAGATATCCCCGGAAATCATGGGTCGCATCCTGGAAATGGAGCAGGCCGTTCTTAAAGACCCCAATGACGTGGCCGCATGGACCAAACTGGGGCATCTGTACTTCGACACCGAACAGCCCAAGAAGGCCATCACCGCCTACGAAAAGTCGCTGGCGCTGAAGCCGGGCGACCCGGACGTGCTGACCGATCTTGGCGTGATGTACCGTGAAGACCACCAGCACGACCGCGCCCTGGCCACCTTCGAAAAGGCCATCGCCGCCAACCCCAAGCACCAGATCGCCCGCTTCAACAAGGGCATCGTGCTGTACTTCGATCTGGAGCGAAAGGACGACGCCATGAAGGCCTGGCGCGAACTGCTGGCCATCAACCCCGACGCCAAGGCCCCCAACGGCCAGCCGCTGAAGGAAATGATGCAGTCGTTGCAGCAGCAGAACAAGTAG
- a CDS encoding response regulator yields the protein MAAWLLLACCLAAWPPDSAHAATAASAASTARPAATPPAAAPALSNATHALDTSALLATQPLAPFIEFLVDPTGALSVDELLSPSHQAGFTPLGNGLPLFRSGSTWLRLTLAPRPQDKQNPQLLLDLGRDLPGNATLFLARRNQPGEPNEWQAQAPEGGNVFTLPDPVGKPLPVYVKLDGVPGPWFAPMLRTPQNAASNSDGLARPLVIGVLVAVLALCLLRGVFERGEWRLWTSLFVAAVLAQAVAGQPPTPAGYVSLRGLPGVLAPGLALMLLPHVGRHLLRTREHAANADMQLRIVSLAGAVLALLPLVPGMAWSSRLLALWPLLLVLLLPTAVACKFRKLPGSRRFLTGCLAALTGAGAGIAGLASPAPAAWISTAPLWGLALLALLVAGTSAPRPAMAEGTLTGGRGYRVRKSPAAERPDLDDPLADEPTLRMISPEELRGGMAPSPRTPVTTPPEDALFPDDATREGGNAIIDGDMTDEPLELSLGDVLPELDGTPAPRGSRRLARAAAMADRDDYATGFGPTVAEGEDMSRTGHGLSPDAMPPAAPTALDPLALARMEEALLAPIDAMLQELDGLENCALPPAARSHAEAVSAAGRQLASIAEDLGRVAAPQCTAPRRAVFDLQRMLRDAHDAVADRAERKGLAISWFMAPHLSQLYEGDAGQLGELLRLLAESSVRSTDKGSVHMSVRRVPDSTDPGHLLFTVSDSGAGAPPHKRSVSALARAWEMADAAGGTLTVESGRGQGTTISFTARLVALSGDATAPRPFVGVDLTDDLRVARPTPDAITAADQLHLGPVAPRRPLQVIVADDVPSNRQLLAFFLEGLPHAPLEARGATEAGILYRRAPSGLVIMDGDMPEDDIVAALASIRAFEQEHGLPPVAVLALVAHEAQAERMLAAGCTETLEKPLTRSGLRAAVQRLAPPHAEPEPQPAYAEHAGYGDGVAEMPYGEGDDDAHAAPPEFAELPDLFLSNAGDDTDADRDGQIGQISQNGQNGQNGQVATDELSLSGDAAQDWNATQEWNAAPAWDAPATTLDAGYPYDALPESPNGESVPAPSALNESAPYEEAAPAQFMPDESVPAEPATDDPTSWHPWDRPATESPVAGAPEPVPHMVESNSGNPPAAPDETNPDEAEELPELFEADIFAVGHADPAAGPQPSTSGAAPASGVPLEGASLPEGGSLLDLIVTDAEDPEPADDAPAASSQPQATPASAGLIPTLGAQESAAPIATATISAPVAEATIPAKVVTPAWGDDFEESVGEPMPVTASPTRSSVAGTAVTAGQEHASPLSDDAATVVRKPPADGGEWVGEPMPMEPHRSTAHAGPSASSSYGAAARLERWERAQRAQQQGQRAVPHPSPEQRGQQTAEQAPALPQPSDSRPIRDLSAEVRPGYRPKQPPQPAGQAQPGQVTPEQVTAGQVRPGQMQTTPVTPILPAPPAAPNGMTAPAWPTGQQTGQPLPPQMQYTRPQPDQQTAPTPYAQANHPPVQTSPRQTPHAAAHAHVATPPQAAPAKSFAERIAERIAAHLGRGADRARNPEGDTARRAPSQSLPAQPARGGAPATERDERAARPGTAPSRPAAPAPSIPPIATGGQRAEPHGQMGDDIEPFIPGLLETLDAALDDARRGRADGSTFAVQEAAARIAGKAESFGLRVLERIARCVERAATADDMEAVRDLLPELEAAVERNRIALAPRAGQATRRG from the coding sequence ATGGCAGCCTGGCTGCTGCTGGCCTGTTGCCTTGCGGCATGGCCGCCCGACAGCGCGCATGCCGCCACGGCGGCTTCCGCCGCCAGCACCGCACGCCCCGCGGCCACCCCGCCAGCCGCCGCGCCCGCGCTTTCCAACGCCACCCACGCGCTGGATACGTCTGCACTGCTGGCAACCCAGCCGCTGGCCCCGTTCATCGAATTTCTGGTGGACCCCACCGGCGCGCTGAGCGTGGACGAACTGCTCTCGCCCTCGCATCAGGCCGGGTTCACCCCGCTGGGCAACGGCCTGCCCCTGTTCCGCTCCGGCTCCACCTGGCTGCGCCTGACCCTGGCCCCCCGCCCCCAGGACAAACAGAACCCCCAGTTGCTGCTGGACCTTGGCCGCGACCTGCCCGGCAACGCCACGCTGTTTCTGGCCAGGCGCAACCAGCCCGGCGAGCCCAACGAATGGCAGGCGCAGGCTCCCGAGGGCGGCAACGTGTTCACCCTGCCCGACCCCGTGGGCAAGCCGCTGCCCGTCTACGTGAAACTGGACGGCGTGCCGGGACCGTGGTTCGCGCCCATGTTGCGCACCCCCCAGAACGCCGCATCGAACAGCGACGGACTGGCCCGACCGCTGGTGATCGGCGTGCTGGTGGCCGTGCTGGCCCTGTGCCTGCTGCGCGGCGTCTTCGAACGCGGGGAATGGCGACTGTGGACCAGCCTGTTCGTCGCCGCCGTGCTGGCCCAGGCCGTGGCGGGGCAGCCGCCCACGCCCGCCGGGTACGTATCGCTGCGCGGCCTGCCCGGGGTACTGGCCCCCGGCCTTGCCCTGATGCTGCTGCCCCATGTGGGACGCCATCTGCTGCGCACCCGCGAGCACGCGGCTAACGCCGACATGCAGTTGCGGATTGTTTCGTTGGCCGGGGCCGTGCTGGCCCTGCTGCCGCTGGTGCCGGGCATGGCCTGGTCTTCTCGTCTGCTGGCGCTGTGGCCGCTGCTGCTGGTGCTGCTGCTGCCCACCGCCGTGGCCTGCAAATTCCGCAAGCTGCCGGGGTCGCGACGTTTCCTGACCGGATGCCTGGCCGCACTGACCGGGGCCGGGGCTGGCATCGCGGGGCTGGCGTCGCCGGCGCCCGCCGCGTGGATTTCCACGGCCCCGTTGTGGGGGCTGGCCCTGCTGGCCCTGCTGGTGGCGGGCACCAGCGCGCCGCGCCCGGCCATGGCCGAGGGTACCCTGACCGGCGGGCGCGGCTATCGCGTGCGCAAGAGCCCGGCGGCGGAACGCCCCGACCTGGATGACCCGCTGGCCGACGAACCCACCCTGCGCATGATCTCGCCCGAAGAACTGCGCGGCGGAATGGCCCCATCCCCGCGCACGCCCGTCACCACGCCCCCGGAAGATGCGCTGTTCCCTGACGACGCCACCCGCGAAGGCGGCAACGCCATCATCGACGGCGACATGACCGACGAGCCGCTGGAACTTTCCCTTGGCGACGTGCTGCCCGAACTGGACGGCACGCCCGCGCCACGCGGCTCGCGCCGCCTTGCCCGCGCGGCAGCCATGGCCGACAGGGACGATTACGCCACCGGCTTCGGCCCGACCGTTGCCGAAGGCGAGGACATGTCCCGTACCGGCCACGGGTTGTCGCCCGATGCCATGCCCCCTGCCGCGCCCACTGCACTGGACCCGCTGGCCCTGGCCCGCATGGAAGAAGCCCTGCTGGCCCCCATCGACGCCATGCTGCAGGAACTGGACGGTCTGGAGAACTGCGCGCTGCCTCCCGCCGCCCGCAGTCACGCCGAGGCCGTAAGCGCCGCCGGACGCCAGTTGGCCTCCATCGCCGAGGATCTTGGCCGGGTGGCCGCGCCGCAGTGCACCGCCCCACGCCGGGCCGTGTTCGACCTGCAGCGCATGCTGCGCGACGCCCACGACGCCGTTGCCGACAGGGCGGAACGCAAGGGTCTGGCCATCTCGTGGTTCATGGCCCCCCATCTTTCGCAACTGTACGAAGGCGACGCGGGGCAACTGGGCGAACTGCTGCGCCTGCTGGCCGAAAGCTCGGTGCGCTCCACGGACAAGGGCTCGGTGCACATGTCCGTGCGCCGCGTGCCCGACAGCACCGACCCCGGCCACCTGCTGTTCACCGTCAGCGATTCCGGCGCGGGAGCGCCACCGCACAAGCGCAGCGTCAGCGCGCTGGCCCGGGCGTGGGAAATGGCCGACGCCGCCGGAGGCACCCTGACCGTGGAAAGCGGACGGGGCCAGGGCACCACCATTTCGTTCACCGCGCGACTGGTGGCCCTGTCGGGCGACGCCACCGCGCCGCGCCCCTTCGTGGGCGTGGACCTGACCGACGACCTGCGCGTGGCCCGGCCCACGCCTGACGCCATCACCGCGGCGGACCAGCTGCATCTGGGGCCGGTGGCCCCGCGCCGTCCGTTGCAGGTCATCGTGGCCGACGACGTGCCCAGCAACCGTCAGTTGCTGGCCTTTTTCCTGGAAGGGCTGCCCCATGCGCCGCTGGAAGCACGCGGCGCCACCGAGGCGGGCATCCTGTACCGGCGCGCGCCTTCGGGCCTGGTCATCATGGACGGCGACATGCCCGAGGACGACATCGTGGCGGCCCTGGCGTCCATCCGCGCCTTCGAGCAGGAGCACGGGCTGCCCCCGGTGGCGGTGCTGGCCCTTGTGGCGCACGAGGCGCAGGCCGAACGCATGCTGGCCGCCGGGTGCACCGAAACGCTGGAAAAGCCCCTGACCCGCAGCGGCCTGCGTGCCGCCGTGCAGCGGCTGGCTCCGCCACACGCCGAGCCGGAGCCGCAGCCCGCGTACGCGGAGCATGCCGGATACGGGGATGGCGTTGCCGAAATGCCGTACGGCGAGGGGGACGACGATGCCCACGCCGCGCCGCCGGAATTCGCGGAACTGCCGGACCTGTTCCTGTCCAATGCTGGAGACGACACCGATGCCGACCGTGATGGCCAGATTGGGCAGATCAGCCAAAACGGGCAAAACGGGCAAAACGGGCAGGTCGCGACGGACGAGCTTTCGCTGTCCGGCGATGCGGCCCAGGATTGGAATGCGACTCAGGAGTGGAATGCCGCCCCGGCATGGGATGCCCCCGCGACAACGCTGGACGCTGGCTATCCCTACGACGCGCTGCCAGAGTCACCGAATGGGGAATCCGTGCCTGCCCCTTCCGCGCTCAACGAAAGCGCTCCGTACGAAGAAGCCGCACCTGCCCAGTTCATGCCAGACGAGTCGGTGCCAGCCGAGCCAGCAACTGACGACCCCACGTCGTGGCACCCCTGGGACCGTCCCGCGACCGAATCACCGGTGGCTGGCGCACCGGAACCGGTACCGCACATGGTGGAAAGCAACAGCGGCAATCCCCCTGCCGCGCCCGATGAGACCAATCCGGACGAAGCCGAGGAACTGCCCGAACTGTTCGAGGCGGACATCTTTGCCGTGGGGCACGCCGACCCCGCTGCCGGGCCGCAGCCTTCGACATCCGGTGCTGCCCCGGCGTCCGGCGTACCGCTCGAGGGTGCATCGCTGCCTGAAGGCGGATCGCTACTGGACCTCATCGTCACCGACGCCGAGGATCCCGAACCTGCCGACGACGCCCCGGCGGCATCGAGCCAGCCCCAGGCCACTCCTGCCTCGGCAGGCCTGATCCCGACGCTGGGTGCGCAGGAATCCGCCGCCCCTATCGCGACTGCGACGATATCTGCCCCTGTCGCGGAGGCGACGATACCAGCCAAGGTTGTCACCCCGGCCTGGGGTGACGATTTCGAGGAATCCGTGGGCGAACCCATGCCCGTCACGGCCAGCCCGACCCGGTCGTCTGTTGCGGGCACTGCCGTCACGGCCGGGCAGGAGCACGCATCTCCCCTTTCCGATGACGCGGCCACCGTGGTGCGCAAGCCCCCCGCCGACGGCGGGGAATGGGTGGGCGAACCCATGCCCATGGAGCCGCACCGGTCCACCGCCCATGCCGGGCCCAGCGCCTCGTCGTCCTACGGGGCTGCGGCGCGCCTGGAACGCTGGGAACGCGCCCAGCGGGCGCAACAGCAGGGGCAGCGCGCCGTGCCGCATCCGTCGCCGGAACAAAGGGGGCAGCAGACTGCGGAACAGGCCCCGGCCCTGCCCCAACCGTCCGATAGCCGCCCCATCCGCGACCTGTCGGCAGAGGTACGCCCCGGCTACCGCCCCAAACAGCCACCACAGCCTGCCGGGCAGGCACAGCCCGGCCAAGTGACGCCCGAACAGGTAACCGCCGGGCAAGTGCGGCCCGGACAGATGCAGACCACCCCCGTCACCCCCATCCTGCCAGCCCCGCCCGCTGCCCCGAACGGCATGACGGCTCCGGCATGGCCCACCGGGCAGCAGACCGGCCAGCCCCTGCCGCCGCAGATGCAGTACACCAGGCCCCAGCCGGACCAGCAGACGGCCCCGACGCCTTACGCGCAGGCCAACCATCCACCCGTGCAGACTTCACCCAGACAAACCCCGCACGCTGCGGCGCACGCGCACGTGGCCACGCCGCCGCAGGCCGCCCCCGCCAAGAGCTTTGCCGAACGCATCGCGGAACGTATTGCCGCACACCTCGGCCGGGGCGCGGACCGTGCCCGGAATCCCGAAGGCGATACGGCGCGGCGGGCCCCGTCCCAATCCCTCCCTGCACAGCCCGCAAGGGGCGGCGCACCCGCCACCGAGCGTGACGAACGCGCGGCCCGGCCCGGCACGGCCCCGTCGCGCCCCGCTGCACCCGCTCCTTCCATCCCGCCCATCGCTACAGGCGGCCAGCGGGCAGAGCCGCACGGGCAGATGGGCGACGACATCGAACCGTTCATCCCCGGCCTGCTGGAAACCCTGGATGCCGCCCTGGACGACGCCCGGCGCGGTCGGGCCGACGGCAGCACCTTTGCCGTGCAGGAAGCGGCGGCGCGCATCGCGGGCAAGGCCGAAAGCTTCGGCCTGCGCGTGCTGGAACGCATCGCCCGCTGCGTGGAACGGGCCGCCACCGCAGACGACATGGAAGCGGTGCGCGACCTGCTGCCCGAACTGGAGGCCGCCGTGGAACGCAACCGCATCGCCCTGGCCCCGCGCGCCGGGCAGGCCACCCGCCGAGGCTGA
- a CDS encoding TetR/AcrR family transcriptional regulator → MKRDTILLTAAKLFAERGFNNTPTSLLAKEAGVAEGTIFRHFKTKDDIFLTLIRNVKDQLISDIEKYLEVRAPETSVEKVVSIIKSFYVFVKKNRMEFCLIFRDAPTRYGERNDDVFLAIKEIYSYLNDYLLVALRDGQKDGSVRTDISVEDTACMIVGIMVGIVRTIHFQFVEPTDDLLRNVIDNVSRFLKP, encoded by the coding sequence ATGAAGCGCGACACCATCCTGCTTACCGCCGCCAAGCTGTTTGCCGAGCGCGGGTTCAACAACACCCCCACCAGCCTCCTTGCCAAGGAAGCAGGCGTGGCGGAAGGCACCATCTTCCGCCACTTCAAGACCAAGGACGACATCTTCCTCACCCTGATCCGCAACGTGAAGGATCAACTCATCAGCGACATCGAGAAGTATCTCGAAGTGCGCGCCCCCGAGACCAGCGTGGAGAAGGTGGTCTCCATCATCAAGTCGTTCTACGTGTTCGTGAAGAAGAACCGCATGGAGTTCTGCCTGATCTTCCGCGACGCGCCCACCCGCTACGGCGAACGGAACGACGACGTGTTCCTGGCCATCAAGGAAATCTACAGCTACCTCAACGATTACCTGCTGGTCGCCCTGCGCGACGGCCAGAAGGACGGCTCGGTGCGTACCGACATCAGCGTCGAGGACACCGCATGCATGATCGTGGGCATCATGGTGGGCATCGTGCGCACCATCCACTTCCAGTTCGTGGAACCCACCGACGACCTGCTGCGCAACGTCATCGACAACGTCAGCCGCTTCCTGAAGCCGTAG
- a CDS encoding DUF1499 domain-containing protein, giving the protein MSASLFPPIIAMPALLLLAFLTACAFPARPAHGAQPDMPDQPVSANQPAGPVRLPACPDRPNCVITRAEGAVRDGQYIDPLPFTGDAATAMRRLAVALGALPGCTVTDMDGLTVRAQCRSKVFGFIDDVVCTADPAASVVHLRAAARSGWWDFGVNRDRAEQLRRKFLGLSR; this is encoded by the coding sequence ATGTCCGCATCCCTTTTTCCCCCCATCATTGCCATGCCCGCACTGTTGCTGCTGGCATTTCTGACGGCGTGCGCATTCCCCGCCCGGCCCGCGCATGGCGCGCAGCCGGACATGCCTGACCAGCCTGTCAGCGCCAATCAGCCTGCCGGACCCGTGCGCCTGCCCGCCTGCCCGGACCGCCCCAACTGCGTCATCACCCGGGCCGAAGGCGCCGTGCGCGACGGGCAGTACATCGATCCCTTGCCCTTCACCGGCGATGCGGCAACGGCCATGCGCCGTCTGGCCGTGGCACTGGGCGCCCTGCCCGGCTGCACCGTGACGGACATGGACGGCCTGACCGTTCGCGCCCAGTGCCGCAGCAAGGTCTTCGGCTTCATCGACGATGTGGTGTGCACGGCAGACCCGGCGGCATCCGTCGTACACCTGCGCGCCGCCGCCCGTTCCGGCTGGTGGGATTTCGGCGTCAACCGCGACCGGGCGGAGCAGTTGCGGCGCAAGTTTCTGGGATTGTCGCGCTAG